The sequence below is a genomic window from Sebastes fasciatus isolate fSebFas1 chromosome 11, fSebFas1.pri, whole genome shotgun sequence.
ctgtgctccggtcatgtgaccggaacttgacgttccttcaacagattccATAATTGCTGCCgcctcacaaactttctaattttacagctaaacagtacactacaagatgtttctgaacacatttgaggcaagtgattgacagccgactgtcatagacagcagctggacggcagactccagatcaactctgactgcttgttttcctccggtctgtgaaatcttgcagatgccgttaggagcacgggaggacacagaggaacatgatttttttcagattacctgtttcatgtactactgtcataacttttttaaatcatatttgctccaatctcgcctacttcagcttaaAAGGTATTTCTAAAATCCTTAAAGTCTTCTCTGTCAATATGGAGGAAAAATATGTgcagaataaaaaatattttttaacaatattttGAAGTTGTGACTATATGCTAATCTAAAAAAAAGGTTTGCTCTTTGCTTATTTTGTACTTAACTATAAAAAGCTTATTTTATTAtgtatgaaaatatgaaataaggGAAAACAACATTGATAAAATACTGCATATCTGATAGTTTTTGACATGGTACAAATCAAGCAATGACTTTAATGACAATACATTAGAGGAACAAACTGCCTCACTTCTGCTCATAAACTAGTCTAACTGGGTTAAGCCAGACTGACATGATCATTTAGAGGCAATATTGCAGACTTTTCCTCACAAAGCTGCACTTAAAACTAAATTGCTGTACAAttataaagtaactaaagctgaaGACGTGTGCAGACTTGAACTACAATGTCTAACAAAGGCATAAAAATGACCccaataacaataattataaaaacatttggtcCTGTCTTCTACAGTTCACCTCTAGCACCAATAAATCTGACAGATCTGAGTTTGGTGTAACATGGGAACTGCAGACCACCTGACATTCTTATTGAAAAATGAATTTTTAATTAGTGTATCCCtcatatttctgtctgtgtgagGACTCTCCTAATGTGCATCATTGTATGTCTCAACAATACAACATGTAAAACAAGCACTCTTACAATATATTGTGACAGTTGGTGCTTTTCCAACGACAGTCATACACAAGATaatttttagaaataaaaatattagcAATGTTGAAAAGACCAAAGTAGTGAAGGTATTCattgtttaaagggacagtgtgtagcatttattggcagaaatggaaaataaataatattaataattatgttttcttcagtgtataattTCTAAAAAAttagaattgttgtgttttcgttaccttagaatgagccgtttatatctacatagggagcgggtcctcttcacggagccggcggccatgtttctacagtagcctagaaaggacaaaccaaacactggctctaaagaggGCCATTCGCTTTcatgttttcgcgtcggccaccgtagttctcctataCGCTTGGCATATGGAAgacgtttcagttggttgcaagcTGAAACCtcgccgctagatgccgccaaatcctacacactgcacctttaactcaCCTAGAACAGTCAGATAAGCATTTTACTGTAATGGAGCCTTTCAAAACAGGGAGatacacatttaaaaaggaCCATAGCagtggttttgcatgttttgaCGCATTTTCAACAGATCGGATTATTGACTGTGATTAGAAGAAATTGATAGAAATGTATTTTCCTCCAGTTTTAGGCAGATATGGTTTTCAGATATATTCTGTACATATCAGTTATTTATTGTTGTGAGGTTCAAGAGtctaaaaaacagtttttcaaacTATATGTAAAACAATGGAAACTAGTGGCTGCCTAGAGCTGTGGGAAAAATactaaggaaaaaaaaagacatggtgTTGAATTTGCAACCACACTGGTATGGCCCTTTAAGCTCAATTATGGTATTACGATTCAAGACTAGTCTGTTTcattatatcaatattataatagtacaaaactgttttaaacaaaacaaaataaacaataaaacaacaattaaaatagggctgcacaattaatcaaaatttttAACGACATCATCATCAAACATTATCATTCCCTcttatattgcaatatcagtcaaaataatcgcaattagatattttttcaaaattgtgcagcccaagataaaaaaacaacaacaatatgtcGCTGAGTCAGATGTATAAAATAACCCCCTGTGACCTCAGTGTGCTGTCTTCTGATGCGACTTGAGGCTGGAGCGCTGGGTGAAGCACTTCCCACACAGCGAGCACTCGTAGGGCTTCTCTCCGCTGTGGACCACCGCGTGTCTGATGAGGTTACACTGTTTGGTGAAGCTACGGCCGCACTGCAGGCAGCTGAACGGCTTCTCCCCCGTGTGACTCCTCAGGTGCTCTTTGAGCTGACTGAACCTCATGAAGCTTTTGTCGCAGTACGTGCAGCTGAACCTCTTCTCGCCGACGCCGGACCTCCAGGGCGTCCTCATCCTCCTCGCTAGGCCGAAGCTGCCGCTGCGGCTGTGTCCGCAGAAAGAAGAGACGGCTGGGTTCGGCGGTGACAAATCCTCGTTTGGGTTCATCGCTTGAGGAGAATCGCTGTATTGATGCTGTGATTGCTGAGGAATCGAGCACTGACCCATGGTGTTGATCTGAGATAACGCACTGTGTCCTTCATCTGGCTGTGGTCGCTTACATCCAAACGTTCTGGCTCGTCTTCTCGCTCGTGCCGCGCTCACCATGACTGAATGGGATTTCCCTACCGAGTGAATTCGAGGCACCGTGTCTTCCAAATGCATCCCACTCTGAGACGGGAACACAGAGGGAAGCGGCTCAAACTGTTGCTCAGCACACGAGAAGCTTGGATCAGCAGCGTCTCTGCACAGATTGGCCGACCACAGCTGTCCGTCACCTTCCTCCGTCGCAAACTTGAGGTCTGAATCGAGAGGGGCTGCATTCTCGTCGGGCTCTTCCTCGTTCTCGTGTTTCACTACGAGCTCTGCCTCGGTTTGGTGTCTGTTCAGCTGCTGCTCTGGGAAAGCGCTGTAGCCGTCTGCCGGGGAAACCAGAGATCCCGGGTCGGCTGGGTTCTCACCGGATTGGTAATGCTCCACGAAGCTGTCAGTCTGGGCGGGTTGTGAGGCGTCGAAGCATGGCGGCTGCTCGGCTTCAGAGACTAAAGAAAGAACAGGAACAACACATcatcttaaaggggacctatcatgaaaaactcactttttcagtgttgtgctcatacatctgGGTATCTAGAGTGCTTACCAACCCACACACTGTgtaataagacaacccagtcagttttttgtgggatcagaaaacatgtgattcaaccagccattcagatctggctccccttcttatgtcacatgcagcctcattagaatatatcagccacagcttgagaactactttTGTAAAGGTGCAACAttaaagcgtgtaaacatgttctagtagaaactcaaaatacacgtatgaacctgaaaatgagcgtgatatgtcccctttaaagtagAGGTTTTCAAGCACTAAGTCAAACAAATCTCTCATCAGATCTTATAATATCTCCCTTGTTTATATTACCAAAGAGCAATGTACAAACATTTAATATGCACAGCAAATACTGCAATTTAGTTCTTTGAATGTCATTCTTTGAGGTTGTATTGTCATGGGAAACATACATCTACATTACCAAGCAACTGTGACCTAAAAACAAAGatctggtcctctctctaggttccaCGGTGGAGAGAAGGTCGTGCTgccctggctctatctattcggcgtggagaggaggtcatgttgccctggctctatctatttggcgtggagaggaggtcgtgttgccctggctctatctatttggcgtggagaggaggtcatgctGCTCCGGCTCTCTCTATCTGGCGACGCCCGGAAGCTGCTTGACAATAAATATTGCACCttctgcgatttgaaaattgcagtaggccataatgcgatttcgataaaattttgattaattgtgcagccctaaacGATTCACTTTCAATAAGCAGATTCAATATTGGATTCATGTTGTCAAACCAAGAGCAGCTCGACCTGAACCTGAACTGACCTCTGAGGAGATGAAAGATTTTTCAAACACAACCTGTGGACCTGAATTCACTTGCTGTTTGCTAATGTGCTGCCTCTAATTTATTTTGAGCGCTCACAGTGATGGTTTATGGCAAATTACTCGTGTTAAAGTCGCACATCTAGCCAgtaatttgttgtatttttgaatAGCTGACTGAATGTGCTGCTCATCATGGGTAACAACAGCAACTATAATCGGTGCCGCTGTGGAGGTCCACGTGACCGGCACAAAATAATTCATAgtaatggtgatgatggtgattttGTGTGAATATAAATGGTCTAATGCTGCTAATAATGCAAAGGGAAGTGTctgatgtttgtgtttgaaCTCACTCAGTTTGTCCTCGGAGTCGTTCTTCCACATGTCCTCCTCTGCACACTCCTCTTTGATCAGCATGTGTTCAGCTTCATTAGCAGGCTCCACGTCTGCACACTGCAACGTCAGGCTCAACGTTAATACTCACACAGGGGAGATTAACTACCTCACAATGTGGagtcaaataaatacacacaacagATGCACACATGTTGTGCAAGTACAGGGGAAACCCGTCTAAGCttagtttaaaaaatatttcatttattttgttttatgtttacCAATTTCATTTCACAAatgtggaggacggaacctgccataataaaaaaaatgactcaataaataaataaatatgttattaaatatagcaaaaataattttaaaaataaattttgcCATTaactaattgataaaatgtgacataaatttatatttctgttttaatttgcttctttatttatttttctttgtgtcaattcccttatttatttactcttgtttaattttccctcatatttatttatgtagttattcttattatttttttaatagatttctttattttttgcattaatgtattattattttatttatttttcatttattaaatatttatctttaaatgtatgtacttattaatgtatttatgcatttatttcttaatttatttctgcacgttttcaccccttatttatttccccaaacttatttatttctgtattcttttctttatacatttctttatgcatttctgccacATTAtacaaatgagggggctgtcactcaacctGTGTCACGCGCATATGTCAGAGTGCAAAGATTGACTATATGCTAGTCAGCTAGCTGCACTCCAGTCTTCATtctacaataaataaataaatacataaataaatacctactgtatatttaaagataaattaaaaaaaataaatgcaataataaataaatgccaaaattgaatacaaaaataaaaatgtatacaaaaataaataactaaaatgtaataatatataaaaataaataaataaaggaacatTAAACATAatagtaagtaaataaataagggaattaatataaagaaaaaaaaataaagaagcaagttaaaacagaaatatcaacacaactttatcaattaatggctacattaatttttgctatatttaatgacctatttatttatttatttatcgagtgatttatatttttattttcgcaggttccgtcctccatacacaACACACAAATGTGACACTATTTGATCCCCCAAAACACGATAAGTTTTCTCTATTTAGGGGGTtaaacaaatgaaatcaaacaaaaaatgaaCACTTTTCATAATCAAATAATGTTTGAAATCTAAAACATTAATTGGTTCCAGCCATCAAATGTAATAATGTGTGGCTGTTCTCTGTTTATTATAACTGTTCATTGGATATATTTAGGTTTTGTTATTGTTGGCCAGACATAACAAAGTAGTTTAAAGATAAcattgggctctgggaaactgtATTATGCATGTTTCATTATTTGCtagcattttatagaccaaattgattaataaaaaaaatctgattaatAAACAATCAAAACAATATTCCTACCTGCTGGGGTTGATGTGGAGCCTCAGCATCCCAACCTGTGCTGTGTCTCTCTTTGTTCAACACTACTCTGACTAGAGGAGAGAACCTTTCTGCTGCTGGAGGATAAAACactgaagaggaagaagaacaacaacaatacaccACATTATAGAGGCAGAAACTACAGATACAAGAACTTGACCCCAGCAGGAATTAAACCCTCACTACCTTTCCTCCTGGCTCTCATCCTGCCCCTCCTCAGCTCTGCCTCCATCACCTCGCTCTTCCTCTTCAGCAGGTCGATGTCCCGCCGGCTCTGGCTCACCTCCAGGCGGAGCACCGCGCAGCTGTCACCCACACGCCGGTCGATCTCCGCCACGGCCGCCTTGGCCAGGACCTCCATGACGGACAGCAGCTGGCTCTGGAAGCCGCAGTTCTCCATGTTCACACGACTTCAGCTCCTTGTtccaaaactaaataaatatattcaccTGTACGAGCCTGTATGTCACTTCTTTTCAGGATTAATGTGTACCGATTGTTGGAGAGAGGAGATACTAGAGGCTACTACTGTGTGCTTGTTGTGTACTCTGTGTTGTAAATGTCTTCCGTGGATGGCAGTGGGGGAAAGGGTCGCTCGTTTTTACTACCGTGATGTTCGCACGGGCggtgtctctccctctcttctttaatcgcattaaaaataaaaaatatttttattaacacACTTCACACCCGTCTGCTGTATTAAATAAACACAAGTTGGGAAATATGTATGTCTTTTTAACGTTAGCAGTGCTGTTAGTTCGCCGTTATTTCCGCCACTTGGGGACGTGCTGGAATACACAGCGAGGTTACCGTAACAACGTCACTTGTTGTATTACCGTAAATATTTGACTACATCCGCACTGTGACCCGAGCAGCGGAAGTCACGCTTCAGGTGATTACATTTGCAAACATGACAAAGTTGCTATTATAGCAACATATTTAGTTTTCCTTGcaattaaacattaataatgacCTGAAATTGTTAAGCATTAAAAATAATGTCCATAACTTATATGTTGATACATTGAATCCACATATATATGCcacatatattaatatataacatTATCGGTATGTCATTGCTAAGCTTATATGAAGATGCAGATCTCATCAAGTTCATGagtaaaatgacaatatttagATGTATGTGAGAAACAGACATTCAATGCATTTCTTGGTACCAATAATAACTCATTCAGGCCTACTGATGATGTAACCTACAGCTACTGGCCATTAGACCTATGATTGAattgccaggttgtgaaaaaaaaaatcaataaagccATCTGTGACAATTTATAAACACTTTATTAAGGGGTTGGATTCATCACTTCTTTCCAGGATAAGGCCCAGGCAATAggtacagccacaaactacacagaGCCACAGTGTACTAAAGTATTAGAGACTATTACTACAAtattttatatgttaatatCTTACTATTATTCTATTCCATACAATATTGCACAATAGTACACTAATGCCTAAGTAATATCCAAGTATTTACTTATTACTGAATGTCTAATAAAACACAATAGTGGAATATAACTAAGTTCATTAAGCACaatttttgaggtacttgtacttcacttgagtatttTATGCATCTCtatactttctactccactacatcacCACCAATACTacagtaaaaagtaaaagtacattttgttgctAATAcgtctgtacttttacttaagtaaaatcttaaatttataacttttacttttaatggaGTATATTTACATTGTAGTATTCCATGATTATTTATAGTAattgttgtagtttttgtttttttcgcgTTCCTTAGTAGTACTTTATATGGaaactctgattggctgattggtATTCTCTATGGTTCTATGTACTAATTTGGTATTTGTTTTGTACTTTATGATGAactttgtggttgtttgcaGTAGATTATAGTGCTGGCTGTACTGTGTGTTGCTGTTTGCTAATCTGTGGTCATTTGTGCTAATTTATAGTTTATTTGTGGTAATTATAGTTTCTGTTGTAGTATTATTTCTGGGTCTTCGGGATAGTTTTGCTCTGTAGTAATTTGTAGCATTGAAGTAATTTGTGGTGATTGTACTGAATGGTGTAGTGCAGGGTATTTGCAGGTATACAGAGTATACCCACCTCTTTTTCTGGCAATTTACAGTATACCCACctatcagccaaaaagccattgCAATATATAGGAGAGAATACCCACTTCCTCCTCATTAACCTATACCATCTACCAAGTACCCTCACCTCATCAAtgaccactacaccactgattGTACTAGCACTTTCAGAGCCTTTGTCGTACTCACTGATGTCCTGTGTGTTGCTTTAGTTTGTAGGGGTTCGTATTGGCATGTAGCATTGATATACAACTGACACAGTTCAAGGAAATGGGCTGAACTAAGTTGAATTTGTCCTATATGTACATTTACTGTTAATTCCTTGCTTGTCAGGGTGAGAATTATACATGGAGCTCAGTctacacagagacaaacataaAGGGAAATACATGCATACACTTAACTGATTTCCCTACTCACTCAGCAGAGGCGGAGAAACCGTGGGCCACATACAGAGAGAAAGCACAAGAGAAGGAGAGACACTCAGGAAGTTAACAGGGGAAGTTTAGCGGTTTCTTGCGTCATCATTTTATGCTGCTACTTGTGTGCCGATGCAGAGTGAAGGTAGGAACACTGGCTTTTAACTTTTAATTTCCTCACGTTTCTAGATTGAAAGTCTTTCACAAAAGTGGACAAATAGGGAGGGATGGTGGACAGTAGGAGAGTAGTGGCAGGTGTCAGGAAGATGGAGGGGCTGGAGAGTGAGTTTGAATGTCTGTATGAGTCTATATGTTCAGGCTTAGAGAGTGCTCGACTTCCGCTGCAGTGAAAAAAAGGGGCCACAATGGCCGTGACATGCGGGCAGGAGGGAGGACAGACGGGGCCTGTACTGAGCTCAGTCCTCAGGGTGGAGGTTTAGTTTGGTCCACCAGCACAGAGAGACATTATGGTGTGATTGGGTTGAAACATTCAGAGGCTCACTTCACTGAATAGGAGAAGTACACAGGCAAGGGTGTGGCCTTTCATTCGAAAATAAATTGAGTGCATCAGAAGGGAAGTGGAGAGCCACATATGCACGCTGAGCATTCAGAGCAATTTGTTGTTTGATTTTGGGGGAAATTGTTGTCTGCAACGTGAAGCTGCTGTTTGCACTTCTGTTATTTCTGCTTTTTGCAGGGTGGAAGATAAACCAAAGTATGTCCTAACACTTCAGCTT
It includes:
- the LOC141777643 gene encoding uncharacterized protein LOC141777643, giving the protein MENCGFQSQLLSVMEVLAKAAVAEIDRRVGDSCAVLRLEVSQSRRDIDLLKRKSEVMEAELRRGRMRARRKVFYPPAAERFSPLVRVVLNKERHSTGWDAEAPHQPQQCADVEPANEAEHMLIKEECAEEDMWKNDSEDKLISEAEQPPCFDASQPAQTDSFVEHYQSGENPADPGSLVSPADGYSAFPEQQLNRHQTEAELVVKHENEEEPDENAAPLDSDLKFATEEGDGQLWSANLCRDAADPSFSCAEQQFEPLPSVFPSQSGMHLEDTVPRIHSVGKSHSVMVSAARARRRARTFGCKRPQPDEGHSALSQINTMGQCSIPQQSQHQYSDSPQAMNPNEDLSPPNPAVSSFCGHSRSGSFGLARRMRTPWRSGVGEKRFSCTYCDKSFMRFSQLKEHLRSHTGEKPFSCLQCGRSFTKQCNLIRHAVVHSGEKPYECSLCGKCFTQRSSLKSHQKTAH